The proteins below are encoded in one region of bacterium:
- a CDS encoding Hsp20/alpha crystallin family protein, with translation MIKSEDPSSDGIQFAGKRSTHSQYHFFQFYSSQHAVLTAGTGWFPPVDLYETPTEFVLEVNLAGIAPEQVRLSFEGSLLHITGQRDELGEPGVRCYHIMEIERGAFARTLELPSAVDGTTARAVFHDGLLLVHVQKKEGGQIHGCFSADSMEGLE, from the coding sequence ATGATAAAGTCCGAAGACCCGTCCTCCGACGGCATTCAGTTTGCCGGGAAGCGGAGCACCCATTCCCAATACCATTTCTTCCAATTCTACAGCAGCCAGCACGCCGTACTGACCGCCGGGACCGGCTGGTTTCCGCCGGTGGATCTGTACGAAACGCCGACGGAATTCGTGCTTGAGGTCAACCTCGCCGGGATCGCTCCCGAGCAGGTGCGTCTGTCCTTCGAAGGCAGCTTGCTGCATATTACCGGGCAGCGCGACGAACTCGGCGAGCCCGGCGTTCGCTGCTATCATATCATGGAAATTGAACGCGGCGCGTTCGCTCGCACGCTGGAACTTCCGTCAGCCGTCGACGGAACCACCGCCAGGGCGGTCTTCCATGATGGCCTTCTTCTTGTACATGTCCAGAAAAAAGAAGGTGGACAAATTCACGGCTGCTTTTCCGCAGACTCCATGGAGGGACTCGAATGA
- a CDS encoding endonuclease/exonuclease/phosphatase family protein: MKSWFSVLVMTVVMGWNVAVAQTYETVRIATYNALNYSSSSSDTASRNPEFRKILRAIDPDIIVVQEMLYATSEAGFLSNVLNAGRPNTYSSAPFNDGPDTDNAMFFKTAKFSFIGPQTVLHTALRDINGYRLRPAGVSVDTLDIQIYSAHLKASQGYESARGAEAETLRTYLNGLAPGHFIAAGDFNLYTSTEPAFQNFTGSRTNNIGRLYDPLNVSGDWHDGSGFVNVHTQSTRLSEGGLDDRFDFLLLSYAFQALPGWEYVTGSYTEYGNDGNHFNQSINSPPNSAVPDSIANALYTATDHLPVYLDVRRQVASAAVVTLVSPNGGEAWLTGSAHNLTWTSQNLTGTVTLKLNRSYPAGTWETLFSGVSNSGTQAWTVTSPATATARIQIVSDAQPAVNDVSDANFAIQTPTITVQAPNGGESWTVGQTHTLAWSSSGISGNVRIELNRSYPSANWEILYGSAVNDGSEPWTISSPAATHARVRIYSISQPSIGDTSNADFVIAPTAPPVVMHDRHGDAEPGSVVFTALVTDDMPGLSAKLFYRRAESALFDSLTMNATGYTDEYSAAPSLSTGRWIYFIRAMDSENQATSTATFALSVAPACGLALAYDDGTAEMFNWSAADSVAWAVKFSPARTPFVLCDADVSIAAFHPDSSHTPLKIRVWAADGPNGTPGTLLREVVRGSIGNVVGGFPSPGAQNARIVLQDDSLPPLVFNSDFYVAVQNTAAGVEAFGLDTSSTLANRSFVFDACDSHWYAEDGTHANSRRGNRMIRIQGWTESPVQLVISRQNNDVCLSWSSAGSAYYKIYRSLSVDFGTAQHLGTVSDTTFVVPEDIATQAKAFYLVVSSSTP; this comes from the coding sequence ATGAAGAGTTGGTTTAGCGTTCTGGTGATGACTGTAGTGATGGGATGGAATGTGGCGGTGGCGCAGACCTACGAAACCGTCCGGATTGCCACCTACAATGCTCTGAATTATTCCAGTTCGAGTTCGGATACGGCCTCCCGCAATCCGGAATTCCGCAAAATCCTGAGGGCGATTGACCCGGACATCATTGTCGTGCAGGAAATGCTGTATGCGACTTCGGAAGCCGGCTTTCTCAGCAATGTGCTGAACGCGGGCCGTCCGAACACCTACAGTTCGGCGCCGTTCAACGATGGCCCGGACACAGACAACGCGATGTTTTTCAAGACTGCGAAGTTCAGTTTCATCGGTCCGCAGACGGTCTTGCATACAGCACTGCGAGACATTAACGGGTACAGGCTGCGTCCGGCCGGCGTTAGCGTGGACACGCTGGATATTCAGATCTACTCCGCCCATCTCAAAGCGTCTCAGGGCTACGAGTCGGCCCGCGGCGCGGAAGCGGAGACTCTGCGGACGTATCTGAACGGTCTCGCTCCCGGCCATTTCATCGCGGCGGGAGACTTCAACCTCTATACCAGTACGGAACCCGCCTTTCAGAATTTCACCGGCTCGCGCACCAACAACATTGGCCGTCTCTATGATCCGCTCAACGTGTCCGGTGACTGGCATGACGGATCAGGGTTCGTCAATGTTCACACTCAGTCCACGAGGCTAAGTGAAGGCGGCCTCGACGACCGGTTTGATTTCCTGCTGTTGTCCTATGCCTTTCAAGCGCTGCCGGGATGGGAGTATGTGACGGGAAGCTACACCGAATACGGCAACGACGGAAACCATTTTAACCAGAGCATCAACAGCCCACCGAACAGCGCGGTGCCGGACAGTATTGCCAACGCGCTCTACACCGCGACAGATCACCTTCCGGTTTACCTTGATGTCCGGCGGCAGGTCGCTTCTGCCGCTGTGGTCACCTTGGTCTCGCCCAACGGCGGTGAAGCTTGGCTGACAGGCAGTGCGCACAATTTGACGTGGACCAGTCAGAATCTGACGGGAACAGTCACCCTGAAGCTGAACCGCAGCTATCCGGCAGGCACTTGGGAGACACTCTTCAGCGGCGTGTCCAACTCCGGAACACAGGCATGGACGGTGACCTCACCGGCGACAGCCACAGCCAGAATTCAAATTGTGTCCGATGCTCAGCCTGCTGTCAATGATGTATCCGACGCCAATTTTGCCATACAGACGCCAACGATTACGGTTCAGGCACCCAATGGCGGCGAGTCATGGACCGTGGGACAGACGCATACGCTGGCTTGGAGCAGTAGCGGAATTTCGGGAAATGTACGGATCGAACTGAACCGCAGTTATCCATCCGCCAACTGGGAAATTCTCTATGGCAGCGCGGTGAACGACGGATCGGAACCGTGGACAATTTCCTCGCCCGCTGCGACGCATGCCCGGGTCCGCATCTACAGTATCAGCCAACCTTCCATAGGCGACACATCCAACGCGGATTTTGTGATTGCGCCGACTGCTCCACCCGTGGTGATGCATGACAGGCATGGCGATGCCGAGCCGGGATCGGTGGTCTTTACCGCGCTTGTGACAGATGATATGCCGGGACTCTCGGCGAAACTGTTCTATCGCCGGGCGGAAAGTGCGCTGTTCGATTCCCTGACAATGAATGCGACCGGTTACACCGATGAGTATTCGGCGGCCCCTTCACTCAGCACTGGACGCTGGATTTACTTCATCCGCGCGATGGACAGTGAAAATCAGGCCACGTCAACCGCAACCTTCGCCCTCTCCGTGGCTCCTGCCTGTGGTCTTGCTCTCGCTTACGATGATGGCACTGCGGAAATGTTCAACTGGTCCGCGGCTGACAGCGTGGCCTGGGCGGTAAAATTCTCACCGGCGCGGACGCCCTTTGTCCTGTGCGACGCGGATGTTTCCATTGCAGCCTTCCACCCCGATTCCTCCCATACGCCGCTGAAGATTCGCGTCTGGGCAGCGGATGGCCCGAACGGAACACCGGGCACGCTGCTCCGGGAGGTCGTGCGGGGCTCCATCGGAAATGTGGTTGGCGGATTCCCCTCTCCGGGCGCTCAAAATGCAAGGATCGTGCTGCAAGATGATTCTCTGCCGCCTCTCGTCTTCAACTCCGACTTCTACGTTGCGGTTCAGAACACGGCAGCCGGAGTGGAGGCATTCGGTCTGGATACCTCCTCAACCCTTGCAAACCGGTCTTTTGTATTTGATGCGTGTGACAGCCATTGGTACGCAGAGGATGGTACCCACGCAAACAGCCGCCGGGGCAACCGAATGATCCGTATTCAGGGTTGGACGGAGAGTCCGGTGCAGTTGGTTATTTCCCGGCAAAACAATGACGTGTGCTTGAGCTGGAGTTCAGCAGGATCTGCTTATTACAAAATTTACAGGTCTTTATCGGTGGATTTCGGAACCGCCCAGCATTTGGGAACGGTTTCCGATACCACATTCGTTGTGCCTGAGGATATCGCGACTCAAGCTAAGGCCTTCTACCTCGTCGTCTCCTCCTCAACGCCGTAG
- a CDS encoding response regulator, giving the protein MSDGKFYSSKEVCEQLQISKSTLFKWEREGLITKVRRDWRGWRLYDLHNLEEIKVNIEKQRLAETGPRSRTVLVVDDDTMILQVMADLLHAAGHEVLTATTGDEAVRLHADKAPALTFLDVKLRGKSGIDVFREIRAVDPQATVVILTGYPKIEDTVQVIKEGAYNYLTKPIKTEELLAMVEEVLGPS; this is encoded by the coding sequence ATGAGCGACGGAAAATTCTATTCCTCCAAGGAGGTCTGTGAGCAACTCCAGATCTCGAAATCTACTTTGTTCAAGTGGGAACGTGAAGGGCTAATCACAAAGGTCCGCAGGGACTGGCGTGGATGGCGCTTGTACGATCTGCATAATCTTGAAGAGATCAAAGTAAACATTGAAAAGCAGAGGCTTGCTGAGACTGGCCCTCGTTCACGTACTGTCTTGGTGGTAGATGACGATACAATGATCCTCCAGGTCATGGCAGACCTTCTGCATGCTGCCGGACACGAGGTTCTGACGGCAACTACGGGCGACGAGGCCGTCCGGCTTCATGCGGACAAGGCCCCGGCACTTACTTTCCTTGATGTCAAATTGCGCGGGAAGAGCGGAATCGATGTGTTCCGTGAGATCCGTGCGGTCGATCCGCAGGCCACCGTGGTCATTCTTACGGGCTATCCGAAGATTGAGGACACGGTGCAGGTGATCAAGGAAGGTGCCTACAACTACCTTACAAAACCCATCAAAACCGAAGAGTTGCTCGCGATGGTCGAGGAGGTACTCGGTCCATCCTGA
- the lon gene encoding endopeptidase La produces MTLPVDAVDRPADTVEADGGEGTLHIPDILPAMVINDVIIFPNTIAPLVVTAEPIVRLINDALTGSKMLAAFARIAEPKSDKPEDQFYRTGSAVQILKMFRVPDGSLRLLVQGLVRVEQTRIVETDPYLRVEVNVLPMDRGRTIKVEALMKRIVEDFTKLAEISQTIPEEVKIAVYNISDPGALADIVASNLNIPLDRKQEILEANNLETRLNLVATQIAREVKLVQLGSEIQSRVENEMAHGQREYYLREQLKAIRKELGEDTEGAAEVADLEQRIKAAEMPVQALDAATKELDRMRRMSPASAEYTVSRTYIEWLVSLPWRKHTDEELDVEKAALVLNRDHYGLEEVKNRILEFLVVRKLRPTGKGPILCFVGPPGVGKTSLGKSIAVALNREFVRLSLGGVRDEAEIRGHRRTYVGAMPGRIMQSIRRVAVNNPVIMLDEIDKLGADFRGDPASALLEVLDPAQNSTFADHYIDVEFDLSKVFFITTANDRSLIPGPLRDRMEIIEISSYITSEKVQIARHYLVPRQVEETGLKKSNITFTDKGIEAIIQGYTREAGVRRLEQQIASVCRKVARDVVAGKNVKVTITEKTVPEYLGIPQFLEDTVHNLPGVGVALGLGWTPVGGDVLVIESTWMPGAKQLQVTGQLGDVMKESAQIALSYLRAHAEKYHVAPEEFARHDIHIHVPAGATPKDGPSAGITLATSLASLFTNRPVKHDLAMTGEITLSGRVLPIGGLREKVVAANRYGIKTVIVPRANEKDLNNVPDYVKKAMTFLFVSNVDEVLEYALVPVKNGRANNGRNKS; encoded by the coding sequence ATGACGTTACCCGTTGACGCAGTAGACCGCCCGGCCGATACGGTTGAAGCCGACGGCGGCGAAGGCACACTGCATATCCCGGATATTTTGCCGGCCATGGTGATCAATGATGTGATCATTTTCCCAAACACCATTGCGCCACTTGTCGTCACTGCCGAGCCCATCGTCCGCCTGATTAACGATGCTCTGACCGGCTCCAAGATGCTGGCCGCTTTCGCGCGCATCGCCGAGCCCAAGTCCGACAAGCCGGAAGACCAGTTCTACCGCACCGGCAGCGCGGTGCAGATCCTCAAGATGTTCCGCGTTCCCGACGGTTCGTTGCGCCTGCTTGTGCAGGGACTGGTGCGCGTCGAGCAGACTCGCATCGTGGAAACCGATCCGTACCTGCGGGTCGAGGTCAACGTGTTGCCGATGGACCGGGGCCGCACGATCAAGGTCGAAGCTCTGATGAAGCGGATCGTCGAAGACTTCACGAAGCTTGCCGAGATCAGCCAGACCATCCCCGAGGAAGTGAAGATCGCGGTATACAACATCAGCGATCCGGGCGCGCTGGCGGACATCGTCGCATCCAATCTGAATATTCCCCTCGACCGCAAGCAGGAGATCCTCGAAGCCAATAATCTCGAAACCCGTCTGAACCTCGTGGCAACGCAGATTGCCCGCGAAGTCAAGCTGGTTCAGTTGGGGTCGGAGATTCAATCGCGCGTCGAGAACGAAATGGCGCACGGCCAGCGCGAATACTACTTGCGCGAGCAGTTGAAGGCCATCCGCAAGGAACTCGGTGAAGATACCGAAGGCGCCGCGGAAGTGGCTGATCTGGAGCAGCGCATCAAGGCCGCCGAAATGCCGGTGCAGGCTCTCGATGCCGCCACCAAGGAACTGGACCGCATGCGGCGCATGTCTCCAGCCTCCGCCGAATACACGGTCTCTCGGACCTACATCGAATGGCTGGTTTCACTGCCGTGGCGCAAGCACACGGACGAGGAGTTGGACGTCGAAAAGGCCGCTCTGGTGCTGAACCGCGATCATTACGGCCTCGAAGAGGTCAAGAATCGCATTCTTGAATTCCTCGTGGTGCGCAAGCTGCGTCCGACCGGCAAGGGTCCGATCCTCTGTTTCGTCGGCCCTCCCGGAGTAGGGAAGACGTCCCTCGGCAAATCGATTGCCGTGGCGCTCAACCGCGAATTTGTGCGTCTGAGTCTGGGCGGCGTGCGCGATGAAGCGGAAATTCGCGGTCATCGCCGCACGTACGTCGGCGCCATGCCGGGCCGCATCATGCAGTCTATCCGCCGCGTGGCGGTCAACAATCCGGTCATCATGCTCGACGAGATCGACAAACTCGGCGCGGACTTCCGCGGCGATCCCGCTTCGGCGCTGCTCGAGGTGCTCGATCCCGCTCAAAATTCGACCTTCGCCGACCACTACATCGACGTGGAGTTCGATCTCTCCAAGGTTTTCTTCATTACTACGGCCAATGACAGGTCTCTGATTCCCGGGCCGCTGCGGGACCGCATGGAGATCATCGAGATCTCCAGTTACATTACCAGTGAAAAGGTGCAGATTGCCAGGCATTATCTGGTGCCCCGGCAGGTTGAAGAAACCGGGCTCAAGAAATCCAATATTACCTTTACGGACAAGGGCATCGAAGCCATTATTCAGGGATATACCCGTGAAGCTGGGGTGCGCCGTCTCGAGCAGCAGATCGCATCGGTCTGCCGCAAGGTGGCGCGCGACGTCGTGGCCGGCAAAAACGTCAAGGTGACCATCACCGAGAAGACGGTGCCGGAATATCTCGGCATTCCGCAATTTCTCGAAGATACCGTGCATAATCTTCCCGGCGTGGGCGTTGCGCTGGGGCTCGGCTGGACTCCCGTCGGTGGAGATGTGCTGGTGATCGAGTCGACATGGATGCCCGGCGCCAAGCAATTACAGGTTACCGGACAACTCGGCGATGTTATGAAAGAATCCGCGCAGATTGCACTGTCCTATTTGCGTGCTCATGCCGAGAAGTATCACGTCGCCCCCGAAGAGTTTGCGCGCCACGATATTCATATTCATGTCCCTGCCGGCGCGACTCCCAAGGACGGACCTTCCGCGGGCATCACTCTGGCGACATCGCTCGCGTCGCTCTTTACCAATCGCCCGGTCAAACATGATTTGGCGATGACGGGGGAGATTACGCTCTCGGGCCGCGTACTGCCGATTGGCGGACTGCGCGAAAAGGTTGTGGCCGCCAACCGCTACGGCATCAAGACGGTGATTGTACCCCGCGCTAACGAGAAAGACCTGAACAACGTTCCGGACTATGTGAAGAAGGCCATGACCTTTTTGTTCGTGAGCAACGTCGATGAAGTTCTCGAGTACGCGCTGGTGCCTGTAAAGAATGGCCGGGCCAACAATGGCCGCAACAAATCGTGA
- a CDS encoding twin-arginine translocase TatA/TatE family subunit gives MRLGWVEIVLIVAIILLLFGGKKIPELMRGLGQGTREFKEGLRGEDSKKDDTKGNDKP, from the coding sequence ATGCGTCTCGGTTGGGTTGAGATAGTACTCATTGTGGCCATAATATTGCTACTTTTTGGTGGGAAGAAGATCCCTGAACTGATGCGCGGGTTAGGACAAGGCACCCGGGAGTTCAAGGAAGGACTTCGCGGCGAAGATAGCAAGAAAGACGACACAAAGGGCAATGACAAGCCGTAG